The window CGTAGGGGTAGGTGCCCATGTCGAGATCGAGGAGAACGCCCTGGGCGCCCTCGAGCAGGATGCGCTTCCCCTGCTCCAGCGCGGCGTGAATCTCGGTGTCGGTGTTCCGCACGTGGGGCGCCAGGATCTCGCGCACCCTCCGGCACACCTCCAGGTTGTAGCCCTCGTCGAGGGCCTGCGCCTCCTCCTTCGACAGCGGGATGTCGCCCAGGATGCGCCGCTTGAGGGCCAGGCTCACCCGGACGCGCTCGGTCAGCACCTTCTCGTCCAGCAGGTCCGAGACGCGCACCCCGAGGCGGGCGGCCTTGTCGGAGTACGCCGGGCCGATGCCCCGGCCGGTCGTCCCGATGCGGTTGACGCCGAGGAGGTCCTCCATGTGGGCGTCGAGCACCTTGTGGTAGGGCATGATGAGGTGGGCGCGCTTTCCCACCGCCAGGTTGTCGTTCACCTCGACGCCCTGCGACCGCAGGTACTGGATCTCCTCGACCAGGGCGAGCGGGTCCACCACCACGCCCGAGCCGATGATGCAGCGGACGTTGGGATGCAGGATCCCGGTCGGAACCAGGTGCAGGACGTACTGCTTCTCCCGCACGACCACCGTGTGGCCCGCGTTGGCGCCTCCCTGGTAGCGGGCCACGACGTCCGCGCGCTCGGCGAGCCAGTCGATGACCTTGCCCTTCCCCTCGTCGCCCCACTGGCCGCCGAGCACCGCCACCACGCTCATGAGCGCTCCTCTCGATCCCGCTCCCCGATGCGGGCCGCCAGCTCGGAGGCCTTGCACCGGTCCAGTTCCTTCCCCGAGGAATCCAGCAGCCGCACGCGGCCGGTCCGGGACTCCTGCGCGTCCACCACCACGCAGCGGTGGACCCCCGCGCGCCGGGCGTAGTCGAGCGAGGCGGCGAGGTCGCGGCGGATGATGTCCCGGGCCACGCGCCAGCCCCGCGCGCGCAAATCCCGGGCCAGGGTGACGCCGATGCGCTTCTCCTGGGTGAAATCGATCACCAGGAAGTCGGCCCCGCCCGGCTCGGAGCCGTTCAACGTCGCGATGCGCAGGAGCTGGTCCAGGTCCAGGGCGAAGCCCGTGCCGTGGCCGTCGGTCCCGTACAGGCCGAGGAGGCGATCATAGCGCCCCCCGCCGCAGATCGGATAGCCCGAACCCTCGACGAAGCCCTCGAAGATCACCCCGGTATAATAATCGAAATCCCGGAAATCGCTCAGATCCAGGAGCACCCGGTCGGCCAGCCCGTAGAAATCCAGCAGCCGGAGAACGCGCGCGAGCTCGCGGAGGGCGCGCCGGGAGGAGGCGTTCCGCACTCCCTTCGCCGCCCGGTCCAGAACCTCCTTCCCGCCGAATAGGGAGGGGAGATCGAGGAGCCGCCGGGCGTCCTCCCGCTTCCCCGGAAGGCCGCGCAGCAGGGCGTCGAGGCCCGCCGCGTCCCGGCGCGCGACGGCGTCGAGCACCTCGCGGCGGCGCGCTCCCTCGAGTCCCAGCGCGTCCAGGATGCCGCGCAGGTAGGCCGTGTGGCTCAGGGATATCCGGAAGTTCTCCACCCCGGCCGTCCGCAGGCACTCCACGGCGATGGCGATGGTCTCGGCGTCGGCCTCGAGCGAGATGAGGCCGATGAGCTCCACCCCGGCCTGCCAGAACTCCCGCTGCAGCAGCCCCGCCACGTGCGCGTGGCGGAAGACGTTGGTCATGTAGCACAGCCGGAGGGGGCGGGGCTGGTCGGCCAGGAGGGTGCCCGCCACCCGGGCGATTTGGGGCGTCATGTCGGCCCGGAGCGCCAGCAGCTCGCCCGACTCGCGATCCACCTGGCGGAAGGTTTCCGCGTCCCGGCCCTCCCCCGCCGGGCTCGGGACGTAGAACTCGAAGACCGGCGTGACGATCTCGCTGAAGCCCCACCGCCCGAAGACCGCGAGAAGCCGCTCCTCTAGGAGGCGCTTGCGCCGCGCCTGCTCGGGAAGGAACACCTTCGAGCCGGCCGGCATCGCCTTGTAGGCGAGGATGCGCTCGGTTCCCCGCAGGCTCTCGCCGGACCCGGACTTCTTATTAGAGGCGGACGAGTTTGGCGTCATAGATGTTGGGGATGGAGCGGATCTTCTCCATCACCTCGTCCGGGATGGGGTCATCGAGGGCGAGGACGGCCACGGCGCGCGCGCTCATCTTGGCGCGGCCGAGCTGCATCCCGGCGATGTTGATGTTGTGGCTGCCGAGGAGGGTGCCAATGACGCCGATCATGCCGGGGCGGTCCTCGTTGGTGAAGACGAGCTTGTAGCCCTCCGCCGTGACGTCCACGCTGAAATGGTCGATCTGCACGATGCGGGGCTCCTCCCCCACGATGGCGCCCCCGGCCGAGCGCTCCCCGTCGTCCGTCGCCGCCCGGAGCTCGATGAAGTTGGTGTACTTCTCCGTCTCGCTCCGGGTGGAGGACACCACCTCGATG of the Candidatus Tectomicrobia bacterium genome contains:
- a CDS encoding adenylosuccinate synthase, producing the protein MSVVAVLGGQWGDEGKGKVIDWLAERADVVARYQGGANAGHTVVVREKQYVLHLVPTGILHPNVRCIIGSGVVVDPLALVEEIQYLRSQGVEVNDNLAVGKRAHLIMPYHKVLDAHMEDLLGVNRIGTTGRGIGPAYSDKAARLGVRVSDLLDEKVLTERVRVSLALKRRILGDIPLSKEEAQALDEGYNLEVCRRVREILAPHVRNTDTEIHAALEQGKRILLEGAQGVLLDLDMGTYPYVTSSNTGVGGALSGLGLPYGKLTAVLGVMKVYCTRVGQGPFPSEIHGEEGERLRSAGGEFGATTGRPRRCGWFDAVAARHCVQVTGLDGLVITKLDILDNQKTIRVCVGYELDGKRLGAFPAETGILDRCRPVYEEFPGWLSATSGCRDWNALPQGARNYLGALERLAGRRIWLISTGPGREDTIEMRDPFAAGAGKESGS
- the hisZ gene encoding ATP phosphoribosyltransferase regulatory subunit gives rise to the protein MTPNSSASNKKSGSGESLRGTERILAYKAMPAGSKVFLPEQARRKRLLEERLLAVFGRWGFSEIVTPVFEFYVPSPAGEGRDAETFRQVDRESGELLALRADMTPQIARVAGTLLADQPRPLRLCYMTNVFRHAHVAGLLQREFWQAGVELIGLISLEADAETIAIAVECLRTAGVENFRISLSHTAYLRGILDALGLEGARRREVLDAVARRDAAGLDALLRGLPGKREDARRLLDLPSLFGGKEVLDRAAKGVRNASSRRALRELARVLRLLDFYGLADRVLLDLSDFRDFDYYTGVIFEGFVEGSGYPICGGGRYDRLLGLYGTDGHGTGFALDLDQLLRIATLNGSEPGGADFLVIDFTQEKRIGVTLARDLRARGWRVARDIIRRDLAASLDYARRAGVHRCVVVDAQESRTGRVRLLDSSGKELDRCKASELAARIGERDREERS